Proteins from a genomic interval of Garra rufa chromosome 4, GarRuf1.0, whole genome shotgun sequence:
- the tmcc3 gene encoding transmembrane and coiled-coil domain protein 3 encodes MAMRRGGSETCLDLDSDLVVRDTPRSRTGLDTIQQKVLKVKEQLRIEQNLQDENVAEYLKLINSADKQQSGRIKQVFEKKNQKTAHNIAQLQKKLEQYQRKMKECDISNGTKHTPPHSKENELPKDNLKESVVTGSGRHPHLDKVKTIGPGVSLSPPFFFSKPREIANLIRNKFGSADNIAHLKSSMETGSGLQAEGGARNLSGSATITPKPKYPSDDECSTETSVSVESNGHVTGSGVTGQHSGSGREGGQGENTSRLVEAWEEIRELRETQHILADDIESLKNQFKCEFENIMQTLQEERYRCERLEEQLNDLTELHQNETGNLKQELASIEEKMAYQANERARDIQDALEVCQTRVSKLELQQQQQQVLQLESVDAKVLLGKCINIMLAIVTVILVCVSTAAKFSAPLMRSRLHVFGTFVCVCLLVYSWSNWEHLQCAIERMLLPRRGT; translated from the exons ATGGCCATGCGTAGAGGTGGTTCAGAGACGTGTTTAGATCTGGATTCTGATCTGGTGGTACGGGACACCCCACGATCACGTACTGGTCTGGACACCATACAGCAAAAAGTGCTAAAAGTGAAAGAGCAGCTGAGAATTGAGCAAAATTTACAGGATGAGAACGTGGCTGAGTATCTCAAACTCATTAACAGCGCCGACAAGCAGCAGAGTGGCCGTATCAAACAAGTCTTTGAGAAAAAGAACCAGAAAACGGCACACAATATCGCTCAGCTTCAGAAGAAGCTAGAGCAGTATCAACGCAAGATGAAGGAGTGCGACATCTCAAATGGGACCAAACACACGCCACCACACTCCAAAGAAAATGAGCTGCCTAAAGACAACCTCAAGGAAAGTGTGGTCACAGGAAGTGGGCGCCACCCACATTTGGACAAAGTCAAAACTATCGGCCCGGGAGTTTCACTATCGCCACCGTTCTTCTTCAGCAAACCCAGAGAGATTGCAAACCTCATTCGCAACAAATTTGGTAGCGCTGATAACATTGCCCACTTGAAGAGTAGCATGGAGACGGGAAGCGGGTTGCAGGCGGAAGGGGGAGCCCGAAATCTGAGCGGCAGCGCCACGATAACTCCTAAACCCAAATACCCGAGTGATGACGAGTGCTCCACAGAGACGTCAGTGTCGGTTGAGAGTAACGGTCATGTGACTGGATCAGGTGTGACAGGGCAGCACAGCGGGTCTGGGAGAGAAGGAGGCCAAGGGGAAAACACCAGCCGGCTTGTGGAAGCTTGGGAGGAGATCAGAGAGTTGAGAGAGACTCAGCATATCCTGGCAGATGACATTGAGTCTCTGAAGAACCAGTTTAAATGTGAATTTGAGAATATTATGCAAACACTACAAGAGGAGCGGTACAG GTGTGAGCGGTTGGAAGAACAGCTGAACGACCTCACAGAACTCCATCAGAACGAGACCGGAAACCTTAAACAGGAGCTAGCCAGCATTGAAGAAAAGATGGCTTATCAAGCTAATGAACGAGCACGAGATATACAG GATGCTTTAGAAGTTTGTCAGACGCGAGTGAGCAAGTTAGAgttacagcagcagcagcaacaggtCTTGCAGTTGGAAAGCGTCGACGCCAAAGTGCTGCTGGGAAAATGCATCAACATCATGCTGGCCATCGTCACCGTGATCCTGGTCTGCGTCTCCACCGCTGCTAAGTTTTCCGCTCCACTGATGCGTAGTCGTCTACACGTGTTTGGGACTTTCGTATGCGTGTGTCTACTGGTGTACAGCTGGAGCAACTGGGAGCATTTGCAGTGTGCAATAGAACGAATGCTGCTGCCCAGACGAGGGACATGA